In the Euphorbia lathyris chromosome 5, ddEupLath1.1, whole genome shotgun sequence genome, one interval contains:
- the LOC136229598 gene encoding MACPF domain-containing protein At4g24290-like isoform X1, giving the protein MAVNAKKSAETAIEAIGLGYDLTMDLRLKYCKKNSSKLIVMEDDKLRDISIPGGFSIPNVPKSIKCDKGERMRFSSDVLSFQQMSEQFNQELSLSGKIPPGHFNAAFDFTGAWQKDAAYTKALAFDGAYITLYTIVLEKSQVVLSDHIKEAVPSTWEPAALARFIEKYGTHVIVGVKMGGKDVVYLKQQHSSPLEPVDVQTKLKDMADKMLIEGTGQNIVTSDKFNETEKFFKDQRLSILDTVPSSSYSNGEEIKFLHKRKGGLNKSLNHSDWCHTVQFEPDVISMSFIPVTSLLSGVNGSGFLTHAINLYIRYKPPIEELLQFLEFQLPKQWAPVFGELPLGPNRKQQANASLQFSFMGPKLYVNTTLVDAELKPVTGLRLYLEGKRSNCLAIHLQHLSSLPKTFQLQHEQISNFSDSSSERRYYEKVQWKSFSHICTAPVESEEDLAIVTGAEFGVGDFGLKKVLFLRLQFSKIIGAMTLTKSEWDGSPVIAQKSGSISSFISTRFSTTQKQPPKQLEVHMNSAMYPGGPPVTAQVSKMLKFVDTTEMTRGPQDSPGYWVVSGAKLNVDNGKIFLRVKYSLFQLILPDEDM; this is encoded by the exons ATGGCTGTGAATGCTAAGAAATCTGCAGAGACTGCTATTGAGGCTATTGGGTTGGGTTATGATCTAACTATGGATTTGCGCCTTAAGTATTGCAAGAAGAATTCCTCCAAACTGATCGTTATGGAGGATGATAAACTCAGAGATATTTCAATTCCAGGCGGCTTTTCTATTCCTAATGTTCCCAAATCTATTAAATGTGATAAAGGCGAGCGCATGAGGTTCAGCTCTGATGTCCTTTCTTTTCAGCAG ATGTCTGAGCAGTTCAACCAGGAACTCTCTCTTTCCGGAAAAATTCCTCCTGGACATTTCAATGCTGCATTTGACTTCACAGGGGCTTGGCAGAAAGATGCTGCCTATACAAAAGCTCTTGCTTTTGATGGTGCTTATATCACACTTTACACAATTGTATTAGAAAAATCTCAAGTAGTATTGTCTGACCATATCAAAGAAGCCGTCCCTTCAACATGGGAGCCTGCTGCATTGGCAAG GTTTATAGAGAAGTATGGTACTCACGTGATTGTTGGTGTAAAAATGGGGGGAAAAGATGTGGTTTATCTGAAGCAGCAGCACTCATCGCCTCTTGAACCAGTTGATGTGCAGACAAAATTAAAAGACATGGCAGACAAGATGTTAATAGAAGGAACTGGACAGAATATCGTGACTTCTGATAAATTTAATGAGACAGAAAAG TTTTTCAAGGACCAAAGGCTCTCGATTCTAGACACAGTACCATCCAGCTCTTACTCCAATGGAGAG GAAATCAAATTCTTGCATAAGAGGAAAGGTGGGCTGAACAAAAGCCTGAACCATAGTGACTGGTGTCACACTGTTCAGTTTGAACCTGATGTTATCTCAATGTCATTCATTCCAGTCACATCACTATTAAGTGGAGTTAATGGAAGTGGATTTTTGACGCATGCTATTAATCTGTACATCCGTT ATAAGCCTCCGATTGAAGAGTTACTTCAGTTTCTAGAATTTCAGCTTCCAAAGCAGTGGGCACCAGTGTTTGGTGAGCTTCCCCTTGGTCCAAATAGAAAGCAACAAGCAAATGCATCTTTGCAGTTCAGCTTCATGGGTCCTAAACTCTATGTTAATACAACACTG GTTGATGCGGAGTTGAAGCCAGTTACTGGACTTAGACTATATCTGGAAGGGAAAAGAAGCAATTGCTTAGCTATTCACTTGCAGCATCTTTCCTCACTGCCAAAGACCTTCCAACTTCAACATGAACAGATCAGCAACTTCTCTGATTCCTCTTCCGAGCGTAGGTACTATGAGAAGGTTCAGTGGAAGAGTTTCTCGCATATTTGCACTGCCCCTGTTGAAAGTGAAGAGGATCTTGCAATTGTGACGGGGGCTGAATTTGGAGTTGGAGACTTTGGGTTAAAGAAAGTTCTATTCTTACGGCtccaattttcaaaaattataggTGCAATGACCTTGACAAAATCCGAATGGGATGGTTCCCCTGTAATAGCCCAGAAATCTGGAAGCATCTCCTCATTTATTAGCACTCGTTTCTCAACTACTCAAAAACAACCTCCGAAGCAACTAGAGGTGCACATGAACTCAGCCATGTACCCGGGGGGTCCTCCTGTTACAGCTCAAGTATCGAAAATGTTGAAGTTTGTCGATACAACAGAGATGACAAGGGGACCCCAAGACTCACCAGGATATTGGGTTGTATCTGGGGCAAAGCTGAATGTTGACAATGGAAAAATATTTCTCCGAGTGAAATATTCGCTCTTCCAATTGATCTTGCCTGATGAAGACATGTAA
- the LOC136229598 gene encoding MACPF domain-containing protein At4g24290-like isoform X2 — protein sequence MAVNAKKSAETAIEAIGLGYDLTMDLRLKYCKKNSSKLIVMEDDKLRDISIPGGFSIPNVPKSIKCDKGERMRFSSDVLSFQQMSEQFNQELSLSGKIPPGHFNAAFDFTGAWQKDAAYTKALAFDGAYITLYTIVLEKSQVVLSDHIKEAVPSTWEPAALARFIEKYGTHVIVGVKMGGKDVVYLKQQHSSPLEPVDVQTKLKDMADKMLIEGTGQNIVTSDKFNETEKEIKFLHKRKGGLNKSLNHSDWCHTVQFEPDVISMSFIPVTSLLSGVNGSGFLTHAINLYIRYKPPIEELLQFLEFQLPKQWAPVFGELPLGPNRKQQANASLQFSFMGPKLYVNTTLVDAELKPVTGLRLYLEGKRSNCLAIHLQHLSSLPKTFQLQHEQISNFSDSSSERRYYEKVQWKSFSHICTAPVESEEDLAIVTGAEFGVGDFGLKKVLFLRLQFSKIIGAMTLTKSEWDGSPVIAQKSGSISSFISTRFSTTQKQPPKQLEVHMNSAMYPGGPPVTAQVSKMLKFVDTTEMTRGPQDSPGYWVVSGAKLNVDNGKIFLRVKYSLFQLILPDEDM from the exons ATGGCTGTGAATGCTAAGAAATCTGCAGAGACTGCTATTGAGGCTATTGGGTTGGGTTATGATCTAACTATGGATTTGCGCCTTAAGTATTGCAAGAAGAATTCCTCCAAACTGATCGTTATGGAGGATGATAAACTCAGAGATATTTCAATTCCAGGCGGCTTTTCTATTCCTAATGTTCCCAAATCTATTAAATGTGATAAAGGCGAGCGCATGAGGTTCAGCTCTGATGTCCTTTCTTTTCAGCAG ATGTCTGAGCAGTTCAACCAGGAACTCTCTCTTTCCGGAAAAATTCCTCCTGGACATTTCAATGCTGCATTTGACTTCACAGGGGCTTGGCAGAAAGATGCTGCCTATACAAAAGCTCTTGCTTTTGATGGTGCTTATATCACACTTTACACAATTGTATTAGAAAAATCTCAAGTAGTATTGTCTGACCATATCAAAGAAGCCGTCCCTTCAACATGGGAGCCTGCTGCATTGGCAAG GTTTATAGAGAAGTATGGTACTCACGTGATTGTTGGTGTAAAAATGGGGGGAAAAGATGTGGTTTATCTGAAGCAGCAGCACTCATCGCCTCTTGAACCAGTTGATGTGCAGACAAAATTAAAAGACATGGCAGACAAGATGTTAATAGAAGGAACTGGACAGAATATCGTGACTTCTGATAAATTTAATGAGACAGAAAAG GAAATCAAATTCTTGCATAAGAGGAAAGGTGGGCTGAACAAAAGCCTGAACCATAGTGACTGGTGTCACACTGTTCAGTTTGAACCTGATGTTATCTCAATGTCATTCATTCCAGTCACATCACTATTAAGTGGAGTTAATGGAAGTGGATTTTTGACGCATGCTATTAATCTGTACATCCGTT ATAAGCCTCCGATTGAAGAGTTACTTCAGTTTCTAGAATTTCAGCTTCCAAAGCAGTGGGCACCAGTGTTTGGTGAGCTTCCCCTTGGTCCAAATAGAAAGCAACAAGCAAATGCATCTTTGCAGTTCAGCTTCATGGGTCCTAAACTCTATGTTAATACAACACTG GTTGATGCGGAGTTGAAGCCAGTTACTGGACTTAGACTATATCTGGAAGGGAAAAGAAGCAATTGCTTAGCTATTCACTTGCAGCATCTTTCCTCACTGCCAAAGACCTTCCAACTTCAACATGAACAGATCAGCAACTTCTCTGATTCCTCTTCCGAGCGTAGGTACTATGAGAAGGTTCAGTGGAAGAGTTTCTCGCATATTTGCACTGCCCCTGTTGAAAGTGAAGAGGATCTTGCAATTGTGACGGGGGCTGAATTTGGAGTTGGAGACTTTGGGTTAAAGAAAGTTCTATTCTTACGGCtccaattttcaaaaattataggTGCAATGACCTTGACAAAATCCGAATGGGATGGTTCCCCTGTAATAGCCCAGAAATCTGGAAGCATCTCCTCATTTATTAGCACTCGTTTCTCAACTACTCAAAAACAACCTCCGAAGCAACTAGAGGTGCACATGAACTCAGCCATGTACCCGGGGGGTCCTCCTGTTACAGCTCAAGTATCGAAAATGTTGAAGTTTGTCGATACAACAGAGATGACAAGGGGACCCCAAGACTCACCAGGATATTGGGTTGTATCTGGGGCAAAGCTGAATGTTGACAATGGAAAAATATTTCTCCGAGTGAAATATTCGCTCTTCCAATTGATCTTGCCTGATGAAGACATGTAA